Part of the Crossiella cryophila genome, GCTCGGTGGAGCCGTCCAGCGCATCCCGCCCACTGCGGGTCGCGGGGCTGGCGGCCCTAGGCGTCGCGGCGGTGGCACTTGTGCTGGGCGTGGTGACCCTGTTCGCCAACGGCTCCGAGGATCCGCAGAACGGCGCTCAACCCGGGCCGTCCAGCACCACCTCGGCCGAACCGACCCAGCCGACCACCTCCAGCGAACCGGCGCCGCCGACCAGCAGCTCCGCCGAGCCGCCGCCCAGCACCACGCCGAGCAGCGAGCCGCCGCCCAGCACCTCGGCCCAGCCGCCGCCGGTGACCAGCGCGCAGCCGCCGCCGGCCCAGCCGAAGGCCGCGGTCCGGGTCTACAACAACTCCAACATCAAGAACCTGGCCGATCACGCCGCCACGGACCTGCGCAACGCCGGCTATCCGGTCGACGAGGTCGGCAACTACTCCTCCGGGATCATCCCGACCACCACGGTCTACTACCGGCCGGGCACCGACGAGGAAGCCGCGGCCAAGGCGCTGGCCAGGAACTTCGGCATCCGGGCCGAGGCGCGGTTCGATGGCCTCAAGGACGCCAAGCCGGGCCTGATCATGATCGTGACCAGGGAGTACAAGGCGGGTAGCGGTGGCAAGGACGGCGGCAACGCCAAGTAGCCGCCGCCCTCGGGTCGCGGCTCAGCCGCCCTGGCGGTGCCGGTCGGCGTAGGCGGCCAGGTTGGCCAGCTGCACCGGGTCCAGGGACGGGCGGACCGCCTTGCGCGCGCTGTCCAGGTGCGCCGGGGTGACCTCGGCGGCGTCCAGGGACTCGCGCATCGCGGTCAGCGCGGCCTCCCTGATCAGCGCGGCGCAGTCGGCGGCGGAATAGCCGTCCAGCTCCAGCGCCAGCGCGCTCAGGTCGACCTCGGCGGTCAGCGGGGTGTGCCGGGCCGCCGACTTGAGGATCTCGGTGCGCGCTTCGGCGTCCGGCGGCGGCACGTAGACCAGGCGCTCCAGCCGGCCGGGCCGCAGCAGGGCCGGATCGACGAGTTCGGGCCGGTTGGTGGCGCCGATGATCACCACGTCGTTGAGTGGTTCGACCCCGTCGAGTTCGGTGAGCAGCGCGGCCACCACCCGGTCGCCGACCCCGGAGTCCGAGGACTGGCCGCGGCGTGGCGCGAGCGCGTCCACCTCGTCCAGGAACAGCAGGGTGGGTGCGGCGTCGGCGGCCCGGCGGAACAGTTCGCGGACCGCGCGTTCGGACTCGCCGACCCACTTGTCCATCAGCTCGGCGCCCTTGACCGACATGACGTTGACCCGCCCTGACCCGGCCAGCGCACGCACCAGGAAGGTCTTGCCACACCCTGGCGGCCCGTAGAGCAGCACCCCGCGCGGGGGCTGCACGCCGAGCCGGGCGAAGGAGTCCGGGTACTGCAGCGGCCACAGCACCGATTCGGTGAGCGCCTGCTTGACCTCGGTCATGTCGCCGACGTCGTCCAGGGTCAGCCCGCCGGTGGCCAGGGCGTCGGAGGCGGACATGGAGATCGGCCGCACGGTCTGCGCCGCGCCGAGCAGGTCCTCCTGGCCGATCCGCGGTTCGGCGGTCTCCCGCTGCCGCAGCGCGGCCCGGACCGCGGCGTCCCGGCGCAGCGCGACCAGGTCGGCGACCACGAAACCGGGGGTGCGTTCGGCGACCACGGCCAGGTCGACGCCGTCCTCCAGCGGGGCCTCGCGGAGCAGCACGCGCAGCAGTTCGGTGCGGGTGCGGGCATCCGGCGGCGGCACGGTCAGCTCGCGGTCGACCAGGTCGGGATCGCGCAGCTTGGGGTGGGTGCCCTCGGGCGAGGCGGTGGTGGCCACGATGGCCAGGCCGGGGGTGTCCACCGCGGCGTGCAGCGCGTCAAGCACCACGGTGGCCAGCGGCGGCGGGTCGTTGGCAGGCAGCAGCGCCTCGATGTCGGCGATGAGCAGCACGCACGGGGTGCTGCGCCGGGCCTTGGCCACCGCGGCGCTGATCGCGTCGTGCGCGCGCTGACTGGCCGCGGCCGGTTCCAGGGCGGCGGCACTCGGCGCGATCAGTTCGATCACCTCGGCTTCCACCGCGGCGGCCACCGAGCGCACCAGGGTGGACTTGCCGACCCCTTCCGGCCCGCTGACCAGCACACCGAGCCGGGCGGAGGCACCGAGCCGAGCGAGCAGTTCGGGGCGGCGGAAGGAGAGTTCGAGCCATTCGGTGAGCCGCCGGGCCGCGTCCTGCGCACCCACCAGGTCGGCCACCGGCACCGGCGGCGCGGCGGGCACGGGCGGCGCGATGGCCACCGGCGCGGGCAGCACGGGCCGGGCCGCGGCGGGTGGTTCGCCGGTGCGGGCGCCGTCCCGCCAGCTGACCACGGTGGAGGGCTGCACCGCGACCACGCCGTCGGGTTCGGTGGCGGTGATGGTGAGCAGTTCGTTGGTCCAGGTCAGCCCGATCGCCAGGGACAGCTTCCGGCGGGCGGTGCTGACGTCGGCCTCGGGCGGCGGGGCCAGGTCCTGGGGCAGCAGCGACACCGCGTCGCCGGTGGTGATGACCTTGCCGATCAGCGCCAGCCGCACCGTCTCCGGCGCGACCCCGGTGCTGGCCAGCCGGGACCCGGACACGGTGACCGAGCGGGCCGCGGCCACCTGCACCGGCGCCACCACCACCTCCGAGCCCTCGGTCAGGCCCAGGTTGGACATGGTGATGTCGTCGGTGAGCAGCACGCCGGTCGGCACGCCCGCGTCGGCGGCCGCGGCCAGCGCCGCGGTCACCCTGGTGCCGGTGAGCCGGACCGCGTCCCAGGCCCGCAGCCCGAGCGCGTCCAGCACCTCCGGGTGCAGGCGCACCACGCCACGGCGGGTGTCCAGGGCCGACGGGGAGTGCCGAACGGTCAGCGTGATCACGCTGACGACACTAGTCGGGCCGCGAGTCCCGGCGTCGGCGTTCGGTGCGGCGCAACCCGAGCTGTCGCCAGTTGCCGCGCTGCCCGTCCGGGCGATCCGGGGTCAGCAGCTCGCCGTCGGCATTGCGCCTGCCGCGCCGGACCGCCTTGGCCGCCGCACCAGCCACCCGGCGGCGCAGCGGCGGGCGCAGGCCCAGCCGCCTGCTGCTGAGCCGGATGGCCCGCCGCTCCTTGGCCGGGACGTCCCAGGCCTCGGGGTGACCGGCCAGCCAGTGGTAGCGGTAGATCGCGTACGGCACGTGCGCCAGGTACACGATCGCGGCCACCGCGAGCAGCAGGAACGGGTAGTTGATCACGATCGCGGCGGCGATGCAGACCAGCGCCAGCAGCGGCGCGATGGCCTTCGGCGAGACCTTGACCGTCTTCAGCGAGAGCGTGGGCACCCGGCTGATCAGCAGGCCCGCGATGAAGACCATCCAGATGTAGAGCGCGACCGGGTGGGTCCACCAGCCCTTGTAGGTCTCCAGCGAGACCACCAGCGGCAGCATCGCCACCAGCGCGCCGGCCGGAGCCGGCACGCCGACGAAGAACTCCTTGGTGAACGGCGGCTGCTCGGTGTCATCGAGCAGGGTGTTGAACCTGGCCAGCCGCAGCACCATGCACACCACGTAGACCAGGGCCGCGGTCCAGCCGGTCGGGTTGCCCTCGAAGCCCCAGACGAAGAGCACCAGCGCGGGCGCGACGCCGAAGGAGATGGCATCGGCCAGCGAGTCCAGCTCGGCGCCCATCTTGGAGGTGGCGTCCAGCATCCGGGCCAGGCGGCCGTCCAGGCTGTCCAGGATCGCGGCCGCGCCAATGGCGATCACCGCGAAGTGGAACTGCTTCTGCAGCGCGAACTGCACCGCGGACAGCCCGGCGCACAGCGCCAGCACGGTGATCGCGTTGGGTAGTAGCCGCACCCCGGGTGCGGTGCGCGCGGGCATCTCAGGCGCCCGCGGGAAGCTCGGCCAGTACCGTCTCCCCGCCGATGGTGCGCTGGCCCTGGGCGACGAGCACCTTGCTGCCCTTGGGCAGGTAGACATCCACCCGGGAGCCGAACCGGATCAGGCCGTAGGTCTCGCCGACCTCGACCCGCTGACCCGCGTTGACCTGGCACAGGATCCGGCGCGCGACCAGTCCGGCGATCTGCACCACCACGACCTCGGCGCCGGCGTCGGTGCGGATCAGCAGCGAGTTGCGCTCGTTGTCCTCGCTGGCCTTGTCCAGGTCGGCGGAGAGGAACTTGCCGGGCCGGTAGGCCACCTGCAGGATCTCGCCTGCCACCGGCGCGCGCTGCACGTGCACGTCGAAGATGGACAGGAACACGCTGACCCGCTGCACCGGCTCACTGCCCCAGTCCAGCTCGGCCGGGGGCACCGCGGTGTCGACCAGGTACACGGTGCCGTCCGCGGCCGCGGTGACCACGTCGGTACGCGCCGGGGCGACCCGCTTGGGCTCGCGGAAGAACCAGGCCACCCAGGCCGTGACGATCATGCCGAGCACCCCCGCCTTGCGGGAGAACCGGCGCAGCAGCAGCGAGGCGAGGAACGCGCCTGCCACGAACGGCCTGCCACCCGGGTGCATCGGCGGGACCGTGCTCTTGGCCAGATCAAGGAAGTGGGCGATCGTGCCGGAGCGGGGTCGCGAATCGTCAGTCATCGGTGTCGGCTCGTCCTGGTGTCGGTGGGCTGGGGACGCCAAACGGTAGCCGAACCGACATTTACGGCGTCCCGGCGGCCGCTCCGGCGACCTGTGCCCGGTTGGCCAGCAGCGCGCCCAGCCCCTCGTAAGGCTCGCCGTGGTCGTTGGTGTCGGTGGTGCTGCGCACACTCAGCTCGCCACCGGTCAGCTTCAGATCCACCGTCCAGCCCCAGGGCCGGGGGCCGAGTTTGCCGCTGAGGATGTCCTCGATGCCGATCCACCGGCTGTCCGGCCGTTCCCGCAGCTCGCTGATGTCCTCGGCGAGCAGCGCGGCCAGCCGCTCGGACTCCTGCCGGCCGCCCCGGCCCAGCGCGTCGGTCAGGCCGCGGGTGAGCGCGCCTGCCCGTTCCAGCGGCACCAGCAGCAGGCCGTCGTCGCAGACGAACAGGTCGAACCGGCCGTCGCCGGACTTGACCGCGGTGAACAGCCCGAGCACCTTGACGCGCAGCTCGAAGTCGACCTGCGCCACCGCCTCGGTCAGCGGCACGCCCAGCCCGGTCAGCCAGTCCCGCAGCCCGGCCAGGTCGTCCTCGGCCAGCGCGGTGACGATCCGCTCGTGCACCTCCAGCTCGGTCCCGTCGGCGTGCCGGACCACCCACTGGCTGCCCCAGTCCAGCTCGAAGCCTGCCTTGCCCTGCCGGACCAGCAGCGTCAGCGCGGTGTCGCCGAGCAGCTGGATCAGCGTGCGCCGGGCCGCCTCCGGTCGCTGACCAGGCGGGAGGCCCTGGCCGAGCAGCGGGTCGACCAGCTGCGCGCCCTGTCCGCGCTGCACCACGTCGAGCAGTTCGCCCAGCGCGCCGGAGGTGGTGAACCCGCCGTCGGTGGCGACCTTGGCCAGCACCCCGGCGTTGCCGGTGACGTGCTTGGTCCCGGCCAGCTCGACGATCTCCGGCCAGCTCGCCCTCGGGCCGAGGTGCTCGGCCAGCAGCTCCTGTTCCAGCACCGGCACCCGCTCGGCCGCGCCGAGCAGTGCCCAGGCCGGCCGGACGTCGGTCATCGGCGGCACGTCCGGCAGCTTGGCCAGCGCGGCCACCCGGACCCGCACCGGTGGGTGGCTGTCGAAGACCGAGCTGGACTCGGCGTCGATGAGCTTGTCCTGGAACTCGGCGATCAGCTGCTTGCGGTGCTCGTTGCCGAGGTAGGCGTGGAACCCGGCGAGCAGCTCCGGCGTGCGTCCGACCGGCGGGGCCATGGACACGTAGTCCTCCTGGTAGCCCGCCCAGGCCACGTCCAGCACCGGCAGCCTGCGCAGCGCGCTGGCGGTGGCGCCCTTGCCTGCCGCGGTCACCGAGGCCGCGTCGGCCTGGAGTTCCTGCGCCCGGTTGGAGGCCCCGGCGACCATCGCGTAGAGCCGGGAGTAACCGGCGAGCACCCAGCGCACCGGGCCGTTGCCGAGTTCCTCGACGGTCCGCTCCAGCGCGCCGGTGGCCCGGTAGGTCAGCGCGGACAGCTTGGTGTGCCCGTGGCTGTAGTGGCCCAGCTCGTGCGCGAGCACCGCGCGCAGCTCGGCCACGTTCAGCCCGGCCAGCAGCGGCAGGCCGATCATCAGGTACCTGGTGCCGGACTTCAGGCCGAGCAGCCTGCTGTCCTCCCAGACCGCGGCGTTGACCTCGGGCACCAGCCGGATGTCGTCCGGGCCACGGGTGTCCGCGGCCACCGCCAGCTCGTCCACGGTGCGCCACAGCTCCGGGTAGTCCGCGCGCGGCAGCTGGGCGCCATAGGGCTCGACCTTCACCTTGAGCACGGTGCGCACGGCCGCGCCGACCGCGATGGCCACCGCGGCCGCGGCGAAGCCGACCTTGATCCCGGCCGGTCCGTGACCACCGGCGAAGAGCCAGATCGCGAACGCGGCCAGACCGACGGTCAGCGCGAGGACCAGGACGAAGAAGCCGACCAACAGCACGAGCGCCGCCGCGGCGCGCATGGGCACACGCACCTGAGACCTCCGGGAGCGGGCAGGGGTGACAGGGAGTTCGCCAGCCCCCGATGTACTGGCTGGGGCAGTGTGCCGCCCAGCCGCCGCGCTGGGCAAGTCCCGCTACACAGCGGCCTTGGCCTGGAAGAACGCCCGCAGGCCCGCGTGCGCGTCGCCGTAGTCCTCGGTGAAGTTGGTGATCGCGAACTTCAGCGGGGCGCCCTGGGCGAACTCGATGTTGAGGTAACCGACGGTGCGTTTGGTGCTGAAGGAACCGCCGGAGACCTCGTCCAGCGAGATCCAGTCCGCGCCCCTGGCTTCGCACAGGGCCGGGTAGCCGCGTTCGGTGAGCAGCGCGATCCGCTTGCGCTCCATCCGTTCCGAGCCGCCGATCAGCCCGGCGAACCCGCGTTTGAACCAGACCCAGCGGGACAGCGGCAGCACCAGCAGGCCACTGGCGTAGACCAGCAGGTCCTTGGGTGCGCGGCCGAGCTGCAGCGAGCTGAACACGCCGACCAGCGCCGGTTCGGCGTCCTCGGCCTCGTCCTCCGGGTCCAGCGGGCAGACGAACTGCGGCGGCACGCCCAGGGCCTGCAGGTTGCGGCCCAGCGCGTCCACCAGGTTCCGGTCGGCCACCGCCGGGCCGGTCAGCCTGGTCGCGTCGAAGCGGCGGCCGTCGGCCAGCCGCACCTGCCAGGGCCCGCCCCAGTCCAGGTCGTGATAGGCCCGGCCGGACTCGATCAACGCGGTGACCACCACATCGGCCAGCAGTTCGGAGACCACCTCCTCATCGGTGGCGCCCGGCCAGCGCACCGGCTCGGCCAGCTCCTCGACCCGGCCCCGGCGCAGTGCCTGCACCACCTCGCCGATCGCGCCGGTGCGGCCCTGACCGCTGTCCACCACTGCCTTGGCCAGCAGCCCGGCCCCGTGCCGGGCGTCGGCCGCCCCGGCCAGCCGCACGATGTCGGTCCAGCTGGCCCTCGGCCCCAGGTCGCGGGCGATCAGCGCGGACTCCAGGGTGGGCACGGTGCTGCGCGGTTCACTGAGCAGCGCCCAGGCCGGGCGGGCGTCGGAGTCGTATGCCTCCTCCTCGGCGGAGGCGATGGCGGCCAGCCTGCGGCGCAGCGAGGGGTGGCTGTCGAAGGCCGACTCGGGCTCGTTGTCCAGCACCTGTTCGACCAGCTCGCCCAGCCAGTCGCGCTGCGCCGGGTGCACCAGGAAGGCGTGGAAGCCCAGCAGCAGGTCCGGGGTGCGGTCGGTCTCGATGGCCAGCCGGGCGTAGCGGCGGTTGAACGCCGCCCAGGCCGGGCCGAGCGTGCTGACCGCGCGCAACGCGTTGGCCGCGGCCTCCCGGCCCGCGGTGGCCACCATGACCTGGTCGGCCTGCAACTCCTGGGCGCGGTTGGCTGCCTTGGCCACCAGCGCGTACAGCCGGGCGTAGCCGTCGAGCACCCAGCGCACCGGGCCGCGGTCCAGCCGGTCGACGGTGCGCGCCAGGGTCTCCGCGCCGCGGTAGGTGACCGCGGCCAGCCGGGTGTGCCCCCGGCCGTAGTGGCCCAGTTCGTGCGCGAGCACCGCGCGCAGTTCGGCCACGGTGAGCCCGGCCAGCAGCGGCAGGCCGATCAGCAGATGGCGCCTGCCCGAGCGCAGGCCGAGCAGCCTGCTGTCCTCCCGCACGGCCGCGTTGACCTCGCCGACCAGCGTGATCTCATCCGGCGGCCGGGTGCCTGCCAGCTCGGCCAGGTCTTCCACGGTGCGCCACAGCTCTGGCTGGTCCCGCCGGGTCAGCTTCGGCCCGCTCGGCGCGGTCAGCCGGGTGCTCAACGCGCTG contains:
- a CDS encoding LytR C-terminal domain-containing protein, which produces MSSVEPSSASRPLRVAGLAALGVAAVALVLGVVTLFANGSEDPQNGAQPGPSSTTSAEPTQPTTSSEPAPPTSSSAEPPPSTTPSSEPPPSTSAQPPPVTSAQPPPAQPKAAVRVYNNSNIKNLADHAATDLRNAGYPVDEVGNYSSGIIPTTTVYYRPGTDEEAAAKALARNFGIRAEARFDGLKDAKPGLIMIVTREYKAGSGGKDGGNAK
- a CDS encoding M48 family metallopeptidase, whose amino-acid sequence is MRVPMRAAAALVLLVGFFVLVLALTVGLAAFAIWLFAGGHGPAGIKVGFAAAAVAIAVGAAVRTVLKVKVEPYGAQLPRADYPELWRTVDELAVAADTRGPDDIRLVPEVNAAVWEDSRLLGLKSGTRYLMIGLPLLAGLNVAELRAVLAHELGHYSHGHTKLSALTYRATGALERTVEELGNGPVRWVLAGYSRLYAMVAGASNRAQELQADAASVTAAGKGATASALRRLPVLDVAWAGYQEDYVSMAPPVGRTPELLAGFHAYLGNEHRKQLIAEFQDKLIDAESSSVFDSHPPVRVRVAALAKLPDVPPMTDVRPAWALLGAAERVPVLEQELLAEHLGPRASWPEIVELAGTKHVTGNAGVLAKVATDGGFTTSGALGELLDVVQRGQGAQLVDPLLGQGLPPGQRPEAARRTLIQLLGDTALTLLVRQGKAGFELDWGSQWVVRHADGTELEVHERIVTALAEDDLAGLRDWLTGLGVPLTEAVAQVDFELRVKVLGLFTAVKSGDGRFDLFVCDDGLLLVPLERAGALTRGLTDALGRGGRQESERLAALLAEDISELRERPDSRWIGIEDILSGKLGPRPWGWTVDLKLTGGELSVRSTTDTNDHGEPYEGLGALLANRAQVAGAAAGTP
- a CDS encoding M48 family metallopeptidase → MHAAFRAGLSVTLLLAFPFVVVGVGAGGVAAGAAVGGRPGAQIALLGLGVLIALGFALVSALSTRLTAPSGPKLTRRDQPELWRTVEDLAELAGTRPPDEITLVGEVNAAVREDSRLLGLRSGRRHLLIGLPLLAGLTVAELRAVLAHELGHYGRGHTRLAAVTYRGAETLARTVDRLDRGPVRWVLDGYARLYALVAKAANRAQELQADQVMVATAGREAAANALRAVSTLGPAWAAFNRRYARLAIETDRTPDLLLGFHAFLVHPAQRDWLGELVEQVLDNEPESAFDSHPSLRRRLAAIASAEEEAYDSDARPAWALLSEPRSTVPTLESALIARDLGPRASWTDIVRLAGAADARHGAGLLAKAVVDSGQGRTGAIGEVVQALRRGRVEELAEPVRWPGATDEEVVSELLADVVVTALIESGRAYHDLDWGGPWQVRLADGRRFDATRLTGPAVADRNLVDALGRNLQALGVPPQFVCPLDPEDEAEDAEPALVGVFSSLQLGRAPKDLLVYASGLLVLPLSRWVWFKRGFAGLIGGSERMERKRIALLTERGYPALCEARGADWISLDEVSGGSFSTKRTVGYLNIEFAQGAPLKFAITNFTEDYGDAHAGLRAFFQAKAAV
- the pssA gene encoding CDP-diacylglycerol--serine O-phosphatidyltransferase, producing the protein MPARTAPGVRLLPNAITVLALCAGLSAVQFALQKQFHFAVIAIGAAAILDSLDGRLARMLDATSKMGAELDSLADAISFGVAPALVLFVWGFEGNPTGWTAALVYVVCMVLRLARFNTLLDDTEQPPFTKEFFVGVPAPAGALVAMLPLVVSLETYKGWWTHPVALYIWMVFIAGLLISRVPTLSLKTVKVSPKAIAPLLALVCIAAAIVINYPFLLLAVAAIVYLAHVPYAIYRYHWLAGHPEAWDVPAKERRAIRLSSRRLGLRPPLRRRVAGAAAKAVRRGRRNADGELLTPDRPDGQRGNWRQLGLRRTERRRRDSRPD
- a CDS encoding phosphatidylserine decarboxylase; the encoded protein is MTDDSRPRSGTIAHFLDLAKSTVPPMHPGGRPFVAGAFLASLLLRRFSRKAGVLGMIVTAWVAWFFREPKRVAPARTDVVTAAADGTVYLVDTAVPPAELDWGSEPVQRVSVFLSIFDVHVQRAPVAGEILQVAYRPGKFLSADLDKASEDNERNSLLIRTDAGAEVVVVQIAGLVARRILCQVNAGQRVEVGETYGLIRFGSRVDVYLPKGSKVLVAQGQRTIGGETVLAELPAGA
- a CDS encoding AAA family ATPase, with amino-acid sequence MITLTVRHSPSALDTRRGVVRLHPEVLDALGLRAWDAVRLTGTRVTAALAAAADAGVPTGVLLTDDITMSNLGLTEGSEVVVAPVQVAAARSVTVSGSRLASTGVAPETVRLALIGKVITTGDAVSLLPQDLAPPPEADVSTARRKLSLAIGLTWTNELLTITATEPDGVVAVQPSTVVSWRDGARTGEPPAAARPVLPAPVAIAPPVPAAPPVPVADLVGAQDAARRLTEWLELSFRRPELLARLGASARLGVLVSGPEGVGKSTLVRSVAAAVEAEVIELIAPSAAALEPAAASQRAHDAISAAVAKARRSTPCVLLIADIEALLPANDPPPLATVVLDALHAAVDTPGLAIVATTASPEGTHPKLRDPDLVDRELTVPPPDARTRTELLRVLLREAPLEDGVDLAVVAERTPGFVVADLVALRRDAAVRAALRQRETAEPRIGQEDLLGAAQTVRPISMSASDALATGGLTLDDVGDMTEVKQALTESVLWPLQYPDSFARLGVQPPRGVLLYGPPGCGKTFLVRALAGSGRVNVMSVKGAELMDKWVGESERAVRELFRRAADAAPTLLFLDEVDALAPRRGQSSDSGVGDRVVAALLTELDGVEPLNDVVIIGATNRPELVDPALLRPGRLERLVYVPPPDAEARTEILKSAARHTPLTAEVDLSALALELDGYSAADCAALIREAALTAMRESLDAAEVTPAHLDSARKAVRPSLDPVQLANLAAYADRHRQGG